TGGCACCTCGACGAGCGCCACCTCGTCGACGCCGACGGCAACGCCGTGCCCGGCGCCTTCGTCGACTTCGGGCTGTACTTCTTCCACAACGCCCAGCGTCTGCTCGACCTCGGCAAGGGCCCGTACTTCTACCTCCCGAAGACCGAGTCGCACCTCGAAGCCCGGCTGTGGAACGACGTGTTCGTCTTCGCGCAGGACTACGTCGGCATCCCGCAGGGCACCGTCCGCGCCACCGTCCTGATCGAGACGATCACGGCGGCGTACGAGATGGAGGAGATTCTCTACGAACTCCGCGACCACGCCTCGGGACTGAACGCCGGCCGCTGGGACTACCTGTTCTCCATCGTCAAGAACTTCCGTGACGGCGGCGCCAAGTTCGTCCTCCCGGACCGCAACCTGGTGACGATGACGGCCCCGTTCATGCGGGCCTACACCGAACTCCTCGTCCGCACCTGCCACAAGCGCGGTGCGCACGCGATCGGCGGCATGGCGGCGTTCATCCCGTCCCGCCGGGACGCCGAGGTCAACAAGGTCGCCTTCGAGAAGGTCCGCGCCGACAAGGACCGCGAGGCCGGCGACGGCTTCGACGGCTCCTGGGTCGCCCACCCCGACCTGGTCCCGATCGCCCTGGAGTCCTTCGACAAGGTCCTCGGCGACAAGCCGAACCAGAAGGACCGGCTGCGCGAGGACGTCCACGTCGAGGCCGCCGACCTGATCGCGATCGACTCGCTGGACGCCAAGCCGACGTACAACGGACTGGTCAACGCCGTCCAGGTGGGCATCCGTTACATCGAGGCCTGGCTGCGCGGGCTCGGCGCGGTCGCCATCTTCAACCTGATGGAGGACGCGGCCACCGCCGAGATCTCCCGCTCACAGATCTGGCAGTGGATCAACGCCGGTGTCGAGTTCGAGAACGGCGAGAAGGCCACCCCGGAGCTGGCCCGCAAGGTCGCCGCCGAGGAACTCACCAACATCCGCGCCGAGTTGGGCGAGGAGGCGTTCGCGGCCGGCCACTGGCAGCAGGCCCACGACCTGCTGCTCGAAGTGTCGCTGGACGACAACTACGCGGACTTCCTGACGCTGCCCGCGTACGAGCAGCTCAGGGGCTGACCTACTCCGGCACCGCGTTGTCCGAGTGGCCCAGGGACTTTCCCGGGGCCACTCGGTCGCGTACGGCCCGCTTGACGGCCGTGGGCTCCGGGAAGCCCTGTTCGCGCCGGTCCCAGACCACCTCGTCGTCGACCCGCACCACGAACACGCCGCCCTTGCCGGGCTTCAGCGCCAGCTCGGTCAGCTCCGCCTCGAAGGTCGTGAGAAGCTCCTGCGCCAGCCAGGACGCCCGCGGCAGCCAGCGGCACTGGGTGCAGTACTCGATCTCGACACGGCCACTCATCCGAGGTGCACCGACCAATCCTGTTCGGCGGCCGGCTTGCCGTGCAGGTCGGGGACCCGCTTCAGCCAGTTCGGCCGGCCCTGCTGTGTCTTCGCCGCGCGGAGGGCCTCCTCGGCGGCGAGTTCCTCCCGGGTGGGGAAGTCCGTGGGCAGCCAGTCCGCCGACGCCTGCACGCGCGCGTGGAGGTACGCCACGTACGCCTCGCGTGCCTCGTCGGGGGTGGCGTGGTCCGTGAGCCAGGCGTCGGGAACGGCCGCGGTGACCTCGCGCAGCAGGTCGAGCGTCACCTTGGGGGCCAGTTCCGTGTCGGCGGCCCGGACGTCGGGGGCGGAGTGGCCGAGGGCGTGGTGCCGGAAGTCGTAGCGCTTGGCGGG
This DNA window, taken from Streptomyces sp. NBC_00663, encodes the following:
- the aceB gene encoding malate synthase A — protein: MSAPAPSPLAIVDAEPLPRQEEVLTDAALAFVAELHRRFTPRRAELLARRAERRAEIARTSTLDFLPETAAIRADDSWRVAPSPAALNDRRVEITGPTDRKMTINALNSGAKVWLADFEDASAPTWENVVLGQVNLADAYTRNIDFTDEKTGKSYALRPNEELATVVMRPRGWHLDERHLVDADGNAVPGAFVDFGLYFFHNAQRLLDLGKGPYFYLPKTESHLEARLWNDVFVFAQDYVGIPQGTVRATVLIETITAAYEMEEILYELRDHASGLNAGRWDYLFSIVKNFRDGGAKFVLPDRNLVTMTAPFMRAYTELLVRTCHKRGAHAIGGMAAFIPSRRDAEVNKVAFEKVRADKDREAGDGFDGSWVAHPDLVPIALESFDKVLGDKPNQKDRLREDVHVEAADLIAIDSLDAKPTYNGLVNAVQVGIRYIEAWLRGLGAVAIFNLMEDAATAEISRSQIWQWINAGVEFENGEKATPELARKVAAEELTNIRAELGEEAFAAGHWQQAHDLLLEVSLDDNYADFLTLPAYEQLRG
- a CDS encoding SelT/SelW/SelH family protein, which gives rise to MSGRVEIEYCTQCRWLPRASWLAQELLTTFEAELTELALKPGKGGVFVVRVDDEVVWDRREQGFPEPTAVKRAVRDRVAPGKSLGHSDNAVPE